The proteins below come from a single Chrysiogenia bacterium genomic window:
- a CDS encoding biotin--[acetyl-CoA-carboxylase] ligase — protein sequence MDEALKARIEILEELDKNEGAWVSGADLAHRLGRSRTAISNHVSELRSLGYDIESQSSKGYRLEFIPDTIHPVEIWRCLGEDDGRPEFPAEIHYFEETDSTSTQAAKMAEAGAPHGTLVIAETQTAGRGRLGRTWVSKPGEGLYFSIILRPELEIHRIPQLTLLAAVVLARTFEEVCGVRPQIKWPNDILIHEKKCCGILTEMAGDADRARWVILGIGINVSGTEFPPEIAEIATSLKLSLPEPPPHRAVLLAHLIDELERALIDYEAQGLEWVRKGWEEYAGIRGKRVRVSAPGGEKREGIARGLDKDGALLLETDSGQTERIIAGDVTLL from the coding sequence ATGGACGAAGCACTCAAAGCGCGAATTGAGATTCTCGAAGAGCTCGACAAGAACGAAGGTGCCTGGGTCTCCGGCGCCGATCTGGCCCACCGGCTGGGCAGGTCCCGCACGGCGATCTCCAACCACGTGAGCGAACTGCGCTCGCTGGGCTACGACATCGAGAGCCAGAGTTCCAAGGGATACCGCCTCGAATTCATTCCCGACACGATCCACCCGGTGGAGATCTGGCGCTGCCTGGGCGAAGACGACGGCCGCCCGGAATTTCCCGCCGAGATCCACTATTTCGAGGAGACCGACTCCACCAGCACGCAGGCCGCGAAAATGGCCGAGGCCGGCGCGCCCCACGGCACGCTGGTCATTGCCGAGACCCAGACCGCCGGGCGCGGGCGGCTAGGACGCACCTGGGTGAGCAAGCCCGGCGAGGGCCTCTACTTCTCCATCATCCTGCGGCCCGAGCTGGAGATTCATCGCATCCCGCAACTCACCCTGCTCGCGGCGGTCGTGCTGGCCCGCACCTTCGAGGAAGTCTGCGGCGTCCGCCCCCAGATCAAGTGGCCCAACGACATCCTGATTCACGAAAAGAAGTGCTGCGGCATTCTCACCGAGATGGCCGGGGACGCCGACCGCGCCCGCTGGGTAATCCTGGGCATCGGCATCAACGTCAGCGGGACCGAGTTCCCGCCCGAGATCGCCGAGATCGCGACGAGCCTCAAGCTCTCCCTGCCCGAGCCCCCGCCCCACCGGGCAGTGCTGCTCGCCCACCTCATCGACGAGCTCGAACGGGCGCTCATCGACTACGAGGCCCAGGGCCTCGAATGGGTCCGCAAGGGCTGGGAGGAATACGCCGGCATCCGTGGCAAGCGTGTGCGCGTTTCGGCGCCCGGCGGCGAAAAACGCGAGGGCATCGCCCGGGGCCTCGACAAGGACGGCGCCCTGCTGCTGGAGACCGATTCCGGCCAGACCGAGCGCATCATCGCCGGTGACGTAACGCTGTTATAA